Proteins from a single region of Pseudomonas ekonensis:
- a CDS encoding GntR family transcriptional regulator, with product MTEKKPETLVDRVYQGVYEAISKRSLRPGMKLGEASLAELFNVSRTSVRAALKQLEADGLVTTEPNKGASVSLPSDEEIRSLFETRRLVEIGIVTELCRRKDTAAMQDLRDHLLLEDEAHQAGDHERLIHLLGEFHIKLARSLNNPVLLDWFQKLISRASLYAAALDDDSHEACRDDEHLRLIEYIEAGNQSAAVELTCMHLNGIQKAILDVAARIKTGYHPLKHLIEV from the coding sequence ATGACCGAGAAAAAACCGGAAACCTTGGTCGACCGCGTCTACCAAGGGGTTTACGAGGCGATCAGCAAGCGCTCGCTGCGCCCCGGCATGAAGCTGGGCGAGGCGTCGCTGGCCGAACTGTTCAATGTCAGCCGCACGTCGGTTCGTGCGGCGCTCAAGCAACTGGAGGCCGACGGCCTGGTCACCACCGAGCCCAATAAAGGTGCGTCGGTGTCGCTGCCCAGCGACGAAGAGATCCGTTCCCTGTTCGAAACCCGGCGTCTGGTGGAGATCGGCATCGTCACCGAACTGTGCCGGCGCAAGGACACGGCGGCGATGCAGGACCTGCGCGACCACCTGCTGCTGGAGGACGAGGCCCACCAGGCCGGCGACCACGAGCGGCTGATCCACCTGCTGGGCGAGTTCCACATCAAACTGGCCCGCAGCCTGAACAACCCGGTGCTGCTGGACTGGTTCCAGAAACTGATCTCCCGCGCCTCGCTGTACGCCGCCGCCCTGGACGACGACAGCCACGAAGCCTGCCGCGACGATGAGCACCTGCGGCTGATCGAGTACATCGAGGCCGGCAACCAGAGCGCCGCCGTCGAACTGACCTGCATGCACCTCAACGGCATCCAGAAGGCGATCCTCGACGTGGCGGCCAGAATCAAGACCGGCTATCACCCGCTCAAGCACTTGATCGAAGTCTGA
- a CDS encoding DUF4142 domain-containing protein yields MDGFNLRHLALAVALSTGMGSAFAATSNTFVDNAAAGGIAEIEASRLALEKSASADIKEFATMMITDHGNANDELATIAKANGIEVPDDTTLVKQAKEKILELRDESFDAAYANNQVKAHEEAIELFKKEANTVTDDKVKGGPELKAFAQKMLPALEKHLARAKDLQAKHPSK; encoded by the coding sequence ATGGACGGATTCAACCTGCGTCACCTGGCCCTGGCCGTCGCCTTGAGCACCGGCATGGGCAGCGCCTTCGCCGCCACCTCCAACACCTTCGTCGACAACGCCGCCGCCGGCGGCATCGCTGAAATCGAAGCCAGCCGCCTGGCCCTGGAGAAGAGCGCCTCGGCGGACATCAAGGAATTCGCGACGATGATGATCACCGACCACGGCAACGCCAACGATGAGCTGGCCACCATCGCCAAGGCCAACGGCATCGAAGTGCCCGACGACACCACCCTGGTCAAGCAGGCCAAGGAAAAGATCCTCGAACTGCGCGACGAATCCTTCGACGCGGCCTACGCCAACAATCAAGTGAAGGCCCACGAAGAGGCCATCGAGCTGTTCAAGAAGGAAGCCAACACCGTGACCGACGACAAGGTCAAGGGCGGCCCGGAACTCAAGGCCTTCGCCCAGAAGATGCTGCCGGCCCTGGAGAAGCACCTGGCCCGCGCCAAGGATCTGCAGGCCAAGCACCCGAGCAAGTGA
- a CDS encoding ABC transporter ATP-binding protein, whose translation MGQPIAIEVRNVSKRYSDDPGLAPALDNVSVNIADNEFFTLLGPSGCGKTTLLRTIAGFEHVSEGQIRLAGEPVNDLPPFKRRVNTVFQSYALFPHMSVAQNIAFGLEMQGLERKQIPGRVEEMLALVQMQHLAGRKPAQLSGGQQQRVALARALAPKPKVLLLDEPLSALDLKLRKEMQVELKRVQQEAGITFIFVTHDQEEALTLSDRIAVMSAGKILQIGTPTDIYERPQHRFVAQFIGDINFLPGRLKRGERNENLFVPDGMPVEIPCLPQGVDSASMHLAFRPERSRLVAPHEPHHLGGVIEAVLYVGTATLYQCRLNNDIKVMLRENNEGLHQGRGVGERVAVHLPPQACLLMEA comes from the coding sequence ATGGGTCAACCAATAGCAATTGAAGTGCGCAACGTTTCCAAGCGGTACTCCGACGACCCCGGCCTGGCGCCGGCCCTCGACAATGTGTCGGTGAACATCGCCGACAACGAATTCTTCACCCTTCTGGGCCCGTCCGGCTGCGGCAAGACCACCCTGCTGCGCACCATCGCCGGGTTCGAGCACGTCAGCGAAGGCCAGATCCGCCTGGCGGGCGAGCCGGTCAACGACCTGCCGCCGTTCAAGCGCCGGGTCAACACGGTGTTCCAGAGCTACGCGTTGTTTCCGCACATGAGTGTTGCGCAGAATATCGCCTTCGGCCTCGAGATGCAGGGCCTTGAACGCAAGCAGATCCCCGGCCGCGTCGAAGAGATGCTCGCGCTGGTGCAGATGCAGCACCTGGCCGGGCGCAAGCCGGCGCAGCTGTCCGGCGGCCAGCAGCAGCGCGTGGCCCTGGCCCGGGCCCTGGCGCCCAAGCCGAAAGTCCTGCTGCTGGACGAGCCGCTGTCGGCGCTGGACCTGAAGCTGCGCAAGGAAATGCAGGTCGAGCTCAAGCGTGTGCAGCAAGAGGCCGGGATCACCTTCATCTTCGTCACCCACGACCAGGAAGAGGCCCTGACCCTGTCCGACCGCATCGCGGTGATGTCTGCCGGCAAGATCCTGCAGATCGGCACGCCCACCGACATCTACGAACGCCCGCAGCACCGTTTCGTCGCCCAGTTCATCGGCGACATCAACTTCCTCCCCGGCCGCCTCAAGCGCGGCGAGCGCAACGAGAACCTGTTCGTGCCCGACGGCATGCCGGTGGAGATCCCCTGCCTGCCGCAAGGCGTCGACAGCGCCAGCATGCACCTGGCGTTCCGCCCGGAGCGTTCGCGGCTGGTCGCACCGCACGAGCCCCATCACCTGGGCGGGGTGATCGAGGCGGTGCTGTACGTCGGCACCGCCACGCTGTACCAGTGCCGGCTGAACAACGACATCAAGGTCATGCTGCGCGAGAACAACGAAGGCCTGCACCAGGGCCGCGGCGTCGGCGAGCGCGTGGCGGTGCACCTGCCGCCCCAGGCCTGCCTGCTGATGGAGGCCTGA
- a CDS encoding hybrid sensor histidine kinase/response regulator, with protein MQFLSDNHGCDGWNGEMAGRIRAFDWSLTGLGSLDTWPASLCSTVRLMLASPLPMVMLWGRDGYMIYNDAYSRFAGGRHPYLLGTPVEMGWPEVADFNRHVVDTCLAGGTLEYRNKVLVLLRDGVPEDVWLDLYYSPVADDRGAPAGVMAMVVETTELVLSERLRQAAEDAYRADNERVRLALNAGALLGSFVWDVKNDVLSADERFARTFSYPADQDLTNLPQHIAEAHIHPDDRGWVAECVEQAVLSGEPYNAEYRVLRADGSFLWVLASGGCEFNERGEAFRFPGVLIDIHERKTAEESLLKFTRNLEQRVADEVGARLAAEEQLRQSQKLEAIGGLTGGVAHDFNNLLQVIAGNLNLLARHERDNPNVQRRVNASLAAVDRGAKLSSQLLAFARRQPLTPAVCNLADIFDGLGELLQRALGETIRIDVRLPHKPWRINVDRNQLENAVLNLAINARDAMKGEGTITLSADNLTLDQSFCAGKGILPGDFVRMSVGDSGVGIAPNMLEQVFEPFFTTKADGQGTGLGLSMVFGFVKQSGGHVEIDSRVGEGTRVQLFFPRSLQPLRDESSGAGRRQQGGHETLLVVEDNDAVRGSTVELLREEGYRVLTAGNGDAAMQLLLDGASVQLIFTDVVMPGLIKSAELAAWAKVQSPPVAVLFTSGYTRDIISRNHQLSPDTHLLGKPYSPQALLRMIRTVLSA; from the coding sequence ATGCAGTTTCTATCCGACAACCATGGATGCGATGGCTGGAACGGTGAAATGGCCGGGCGCATCCGCGCATTTGACTGGAGCCTGACCGGTCTGGGCTCCCTCGACACCTGGCCGGCCAGCCTGTGCAGCACGGTGCGGCTGATGCTCGCCTCGCCGTTGCCGATGGTCATGCTCTGGGGCCGCGACGGCTACATGATCTACAACGACGCCTATTCGCGGTTCGCCGGCGGACGCCACCCGTACCTGCTGGGGACGCCGGTGGAGATGGGCTGGCCGGAGGTCGCCGACTTCAACCGCCACGTGGTCGATACGTGCCTGGCCGGCGGCACCCTGGAGTACCGCAACAAGGTCCTGGTGCTGTTGCGCGACGGCGTACCCGAAGACGTCTGGCTCGACCTCTACTACAGCCCCGTGGCCGACGACCGGGGCGCGCCGGCGGGGGTGATGGCGATGGTGGTGGAGACCACCGAACTGGTGCTGTCCGAGCGCCTGCGCCAGGCCGCCGAGGACGCCTACCGCGCCGACAACGAGCGGGTGCGCCTGGCGCTCAACGCCGGGGCGCTGCTGGGCTCCTTCGTGTGGGACGTGAAGAACGACGTGCTGTCGGCCGACGAGCGTTTTGCCCGCACCTTCTCCTATCCGGCGGACCAGGACCTGACCAACCTGCCGCAGCACATCGCCGAAGCCCACATCCATCCCGACGACCGTGGCTGGGTCGCCGAATGCGTCGAGCAGGCGGTGCTCTCCGGCGAACCCTACAACGCCGAGTACCGGGTATTGCGCGCCGACGGCAGCTTCCTGTGGGTGCTGGCCAGCGGCGGCTGCGAATTCAACGAACGGGGCGAGGCCTTTCGCTTCCCCGGCGTGCTGATCGATATCCATGAGCGCAAGACCGCCGAAGAATCCTTGCTCAAGTTCACCCGCAACCTCGAGCAGCGGGTGGCCGACGAAGTCGGGGCGCGGCTGGCGGCCGAGGAGCAGTTGCGCCAGTCGCAGAAGCTGGAGGCCATCGGCGGGCTGACCGGCGGCGTGGCCCACGACTTCAACAACCTGCTGCAAGTGATCGCCGGCAACCTCAACCTGCTGGCCCGGCACGAGCGCGACAACCCCAACGTGCAGCGCCGGGTCAACGCTTCGCTGGCGGCGGTGGACCGCGGCGCCAAGCTGTCCTCGCAACTGCTGGCGTTCGCCCGGCGCCAGCCGCTGACGCCGGCGGTGTGCAACCTGGCGGACATCTTCGACGGCCTCGGCGAACTGCTGCAGCGGGCGCTGGGCGAGACCATCCGCATCGACGTGCGCCTGCCGCACAAGCCCTGGCGGATCAACGTCGACCGCAACCAGCTGGAAAACGCCGTGCTCAACCTGGCGATCAACGCCCGGGACGCCATGAAGGGCGAGGGCACCATCACCCTGAGCGCGGACAACCTCACCCTCGACCAGTCGTTCTGCGCCGGCAAGGGCATCCTGCCGGGGGATTTCGTGCGGATGTCGGTGGGCGACAGCGGCGTGGGGATCGCTCCGAACATGCTGGAGCAGGTGTTCGAGCCTTTCTTCACCACCAAGGCCGACGGCCAGGGCACAGGGCTCGGGCTGAGCATGGTGTTCGGGTTCGTCAAGCAGAGCGGCGGCCATGTCGAGATCGACAGCCGGGTGGGCGAGGGCACGCGGGTGCAGTTGTTTTTCCCGCGCAGCCTGCAGCCGCTGCGGGACGAATCGTCGGGCGCCGGCCGCCGGCAGCAGGGCGGCCACGAGACCCTGTTGGTGGTCGAGGACAATGACGCGGTGCGCGGCTCCACCGTGGAGCTGCTGCGCGAGGAAGGCTACCGGGTGCTGACCGCCGGCAACGGCGACGCGGCGATGCAGTTGCTGCTCGACGGCGCCTCGGTGCAGTTGATCTTCACCGACGTGGTCATGCCCGGCCTGATCAAGAGCGCCGAACTGGCCGCCTGGGCCAAGGTGCAGTCGCCGCCGGTGGCGGTGCTGTTCACCTCCGGCTACACCCGCGACATCATCTCGCGCAACCACCAGCTCAGCCCCGACACCCACCTGCTCGGCAAGCCCTACAGCCCCCAGGCGCTGCTGCGGATGATCCGCACGGTGCTCAGCGCCTGA
- a CDS encoding amidohydrolase family protein, whose product MKRMGLKAACVVGFDGTRHVLWRDGEVVFEGSRIVFVGRGYPGPVDGWTDYGNALIGPGFIDLDALGDLDSTVLTLDNGDERAMGRMWSADYLAAGPRESFSADEEVFKHRYAFTQLIRNGITTAMPITSMYYREWAERYDEFAAVAGVAAELGLRTYLGPCYMSGMSYWRADGTLAHHWDEARGLAGLDDAERFFKDFDGAHDGLIRSALLPDRIQTCTLALLQRTAALSRELNAPVRLHCCQAPGEVAMVERLHGTSPLGWLQRLDLLTPRSLLPHGLYTRGDDDLQRLIDGGASLVHCPLVFARDGEALDSFGRHRARGINFALGTDTWPADLLSNMRHGLNIARLMEGGPSLTCGLDLYNAATLGGAKALGRDDLGRLAPGAKADITVFSLRGMHLGPLFDPLKNLLLAGRGDDCIASYIDGRCVMRDGQVSGVDYPSLQRQAQRQYERLMRSHSDRAFGRPDWKTLFRPAIPFADDYSADAPLSAIDPLP is encoded by the coding sequence GTGAAGCGCATGGGCCTGAAGGCCGCTTGCGTGGTCGGTTTCGACGGCACGCGGCATGTACTGTGGCGCGACGGCGAAGTGGTGTTCGAAGGCTCGCGCATCGTGTTCGTCGGGCGCGGCTATCCGGGACCGGTGGACGGCTGGACCGATTACGGCAATGCCCTGATCGGCCCCGGCTTCATCGACCTCGACGCTCTCGGCGACCTTGACTCCACGGTGCTGACCCTCGACAACGGCGACGAGCGCGCCATGGGCCGCATGTGGTCGGCGGACTACCTGGCGGCCGGCCCGCGGGAGTCGTTCAGCGCCGACGAAGAGGTCTTCAAGCACCGCTACGCCTTCACCCAACTGATCCGCAACGGCATCACCACGGCGATGCCGATCACCTCGATGTACTACCGCGAATGGGCGGAACGCTACGACGAGTTCGCGGCGGTCGCCGGCGTCGCCGCCGAACTGGGCCTGCGCACCTACCTGGGCCCCTGCTACATGAGCGGCATGAGTTACTGGCGCGCCGACGGCACCCTCGCCCATCACTGGGACGAAGCCCGGGGCCTGGCCGGGCTCGACGACGCCGAGCGGTTCTTCAAGGATTTCGACGGCGCCCATGACGGGTTGATCCGCAGCGCCCTGCTGCCCGACCGCATCCAGACCTGCACCCTGGCATTGCTGCAACGCACCGCCGCACTGAGCCGCGAGCTGAACGCACCGGTGCGCCTGCACTGCTGCCAGGCGCCCGGCGAGGTGGCGATGGTCGAACGCCTGCACGGCACCTCGCCGCTGGGCTGGCTGCAGCGGCTCGACCTGCTGACCCCGCGCAGCCTGCTGCCCCATGGCCTCTACACCCGTGGCGACGACGATCTGCAACGGCTGATCGACGGCGGCGCGAGCCTGGTGCATTGCCCGCTGGTGTTCGCCCGGGACGGCGAAGCGCTGGACTCGTTCGGGCGCCATCGGGCCCGAGGCATCAACTTCGCCCTCGGCACCGACACCTGGCCGGCGGACTTGCTGTCGAACATGCGCCACGGCCTGAACATCGCCCGGCTGATGGAGGGCGGCCCCTCGCTGACCTGCGGCCTGGACCTGTACAACGCCGCCACCCTCGGCGGCGCCAAGGCGCTGGGCCGCGACGACCTCGGCCGGCTCGCGCCGGGCGCCAAGGCCGACATCACCGTGTTCAGCCTGCGCGGGATGCACCTGGGGCCGCTGTTCGACCCGCTGAAAAACCTGCTGCTGGCCGGACGCGGCGACGACTGCATCGCCAGCTACATCGACGGCCGCTGCGTGATGCGCGACGGCCAGGTCAGCGGCGTGGACTACCCGTCCCTGCAACGCCAGGCCCAGCGCCAATACGAAAGACTGATGCGCAGCCACAGCGACCGGGCCTTTGGCCGACCGGACTGGAAAACCCTGTTCCGCCCGGCCATCCCGTTCGCCGACGACTACAGCGCCGACGCGCCCTTGAGCGCCATCGATCCCCTTCCTTAG
- a CDS encoding ABC transporter permease has translation MIALHLKKLPATREISLLILAYLYLPILVLIVYSFNANRSATVWTEFSFAWYGRILANPSIQTAALNSVIVAAIATVCATATALLAALATCRPFYGQKMVEGGINLPLILPEIVTAVATLLLFMSLGIKLGLLTVIVAHIGFCIPFAYLPIRARLNDLDRSLLEAANDLYANPWQVFRRVTLPLLWPAVLSGAVLAFVVSLDDFIMTFFVAGPGSTTLPVYIFSAIKAGVTPEINAISTLMLVISIVLVVLAFWLGQRGKQQ, from the coding sequence ATGATCGCCCTGCACCTGAAGAAACTGCCCGCCACCCGGGAAATCAGCCTGCTGATCCTGGCCTACCTGTACCTGCCGATCCTGGTGCTGATCGTCTACAGCTTCAACGCCAACCGCTCGGCGACCGTGTGGACCGAGTTCTCGTTCGCCTGGTACGGGCGGATCCTGGCCAACCCGTCGATCCAGACGGCAGCGCTGAACTCGGTGATCGTCGCGGCCATCGCCACGGTGTGCGCCACGGCCACCGCGCTGCTGGCGGCGCTGGCCACCTGCCGGCCGTTCTACGGGCAGAAGATGGTCGAGGGCGGAATCAACCTGCCGCTGATCCTGCCGGAGATCGTCACCGCCGTGGCGACCCTGCTGCTGTTCATGTCGCTGGGGATCAAGCTCGGCCTGCTGACGGTGATCGTGGCGCACATCGGCTTCTGCATTCCGTTCGCGTACTTGCCGATCCGCGCGCGGCTCAACGACCTGGACCGGAGCTTGCTGGAGGCAGCGAACGACCTGTACGCCAACCCCTGGCAGGTATTCCGCCGGGTGACCCTGCCGCTGCTGTGGCCGGCGGTGCTGTCCGGCGCGGTGCTGGCGTTCGTGGTCAGCCTCGACGATTTCATCATGACCTTCTTCGTCGCAGGCCCCGGCTCCACCACGCTGCCGGTGTACATCTTCTCGGCGATCAAGGCCGGCGTGACCCCGGAGATCAACGCGATCTCGACCCTGATGCTGGTGATTTCCATCGTGCTGGTGGTGCTGGCCTTCTGGCTGGGCCAGCGCGGCAAACAACAATGA
- a CDS encoding flavin reductase family protein — translation MHSFDFSRLSPREKYKILIGSVVPRPIALVTTVDGEGRVNAAPFSFFNALSADPPILALGVENYQDQSPKDTTRNIQLNQEFTVNIVSDALVEAMNVCAVPFAPGFDELTAAGLTAIAGTTVKCPRIGEAPVALECRRMMALSIGQSREIILGEVLMAHVRDELIDPKTLYIDQLGLDAIGRMGGHGYARTRDYFDLPTRSLQAWTEAPGGGERLWPSAD, via the coding sequence ATGCACAGCTTCGACTTCAGCCGACTCAGCCCACGGGAAAAGTACAAGATCCTCATCGGCAGCGTGGTGCCCCGGCCGATTGCGCTGGTCACCACCGTGGACGGCGAAGGCCGGGTCAACGCCGCGCCGTTCAGCTTCTTCAATGCGCTGTCGGCGGATCCGCCGATCCTGGCCCTGGGCGTCGAGAACTATCAGGACCAAAGCCCCAAGGACACCACCCGCAATATCCAGTTGAATCAGGAGTTCACCGTCAACATCGTCAGCGATGCCCTGGTGGAAGCCATGAACGTCTGTGCCGTGCCCTTCGCGCCGGGCTTCGACGAACTGACCGCCGCCGGCCTGACCGCCATCGCCGGCACCACGGTCAAATGCCCGCGCATCGGCGAAGCGCCGGTGGCGCTGGAATGCCGGCGGATGATGGCGCTGTCCATCGGCCAGTCCCGGGAAATCATCCTGGGCGAAGTGCTGATGGCCCACGTGCGCGACGAACTGATCGACCCCAAGACCCTGTACATCGACCAACTGGGCCTGGACGCCATCGGTCGCATGGGCGGCCACGGCTACGCCCGCACCCGCGACTATTTCGACCTGCCGACCCGCTCGCTGCAGGCCTGGACCGAAGCGCCGGGGGGCGGCGAGCGGCTTTGGCCTTCGGCCGACTGA
- a CDS encoding amidohydrolase family protein: protein MSHPRWLRNIRPYGAPAEDLLIENGKFTQRRPASNAPLAVTDIDGQNRLLTAPLVESHVHLDKTLYGQPWRPNSAGPTLKDYIANERRVLREVKAPIAERAGALLENCIARGSLTMRCHVDIDPEFGLRHVEAMLQLRERYNDLIDLQLVVFPQTGLISRPGTADLMREAMALGVETVGGLDPCGIDNDPIAQLDFVFALAAEFGRGVDIHLHDKGELGLWQIARIADHTERFGLQGRVMISHAYCLGMLPWSQVRPVAERLAALGISLMSSAPADCPVPPFLALREAGVNVCLGSDGIRDAWSPMGNGDMLERAMLLAFRFDLNKDEELAAAFDAATGNGARALGVEGHGFGIGRAADFLLMPVETLGEAVVARPVRQVYRGGELIADGGRLLGSRL, encoded by the coding sequence ATGTCGCACCCCCGCTGGCTCAGAAACATCCGCCCCTACGGCGCCCCCGCCGAAGACCTGCTGATCGAAAACGGCAAATTCACCCAACGCCGCCCGGCCTCCAATGCTCCATTGGCCGTCACCGACATCGACGGCCAGAACCGGCTGCTCACCGCCCCATTGGTGGAAAGCCACGTCCACCTCGACAAAACCCTGTACGGCCAGCCCTGGCGCCCGAACAGCGCCGGCCCGACGCTCAAGGACTACATCGCCAACGAGCGCCGCGTGTTGCGCGAAGTGAAAGCGCCGATCGCCGAACGCGCCGGGGCCCTGCTGGAGAACTGCATCGCCCGCGGCTCGCTGACGATGCGCTGCCACGTCGACATCGACCCGGAATTCGGCCTGCGCCATGTTGAAGCCATGCTGCAATTGCGCGAACGCTACAACGACCTGATCGACCTGCAACTGGTGGTGTTCCCGCAGACCGGCCTGATCAGCCGCCCCGGCACCGCCGACCTGATGCGCGAGGCCATGGCCCTGGGCGTGGAGACCGTCGGCGGCCTCGACCCCTGCGGCATCGACAACGACCCCATCGCGCAGCTGGACTTCGTGTTTGCGCTGGCCGCCGAATTCGGGCGCGGCGTCGACATTCACCTGCACGACAAGGGCGAGCTGGGCCTGTGGCAGATCGCCCGGATCGCCGACCACACTGAACGTTTCGGCCTACAGGGCCGGGTGATGATCAGCCACGCCTATTGCCTGGGCATGCTGCCGTGGAGCCAGGTCCGGCCGGTGGCCGAACGGCTGGCGGCGCTGGGGATTTCGCTGATGAGCTCGGCGCCGGCCGATTGCCCGGTGCCGCCGTTCCTGGCCCTGCGCGAGGCCGGGGTCAACGTGTGCCTGGGTTCGGACGGCATCCGCGACGCGTGGTCGCCGATGGGCAACGGCGACATGCTGGAACGGGCGATGCTGCTGGCGTTCCGGTTCGACCTGAACAAGGACGAGGAACTGGCGGCGGCGTTCGACGCAGCCACGGGCAACGGGGCCCGCGCCCTGGGCGTCGAAGGGCATGGCTTCGGCATCGGCCGGGCGGCGGACTTTCTGCTGATGCCGGTGGAGACCCTCGGCGAGGCGGTGGTGGCGCGGCCTGTGCGGCAGGTCTACCGGGGCGGCGAACTGATCGCCGACGGCGGCCGCCTGCTGGGCAGCCGCTTGTGA
- a CDS encoding ABC transporter permease has product MSVSSTSPTLNRALLLSPVVLTLLALIAIPLGIMGYISLLPRNLYGGVDWQADWQLQSYVQLFFQEGFDGGLELNWVYAQALLRSVFQAGGTTVLCFLFGFPVALWMSSLTPRRRNLMVLLITIPFWTNLLIRNYAWLIILREQGWVAQSLNALFPQAGGITLLYNDFAVSVGLVYSFLPFMILPIYSTLEKLDWRLVEAAYDLGANRWHALRRIILPLSMPGVIAGALLVFVPSLGAFITPAILGGGKTLMIGNLIQQQFGTARNWPLGSSLSFLLLGILLLSLVLYALYSRNAAKNLHRGARP; this is encoded by the coding sequence ATGAGCGTCAGCAGCACTTCCCCGACCCTCAACCGCGCGCTGCTGCTCAGCCCGGTGGTGTTGACCCTGCTCGCCCTGATCGCCATTCCGCTGGGGATCATGGGCTACATCAGCCTGTTGCCGCGCAACCTCTACGGCGGCGTCGACTGGCAGGCCGACTGGCAACTGCAAAGCTATGTGCAGCTGTTTTTCCAGGAAGGCTTCGACGGCGGGCTCGAACTGAACTGGGTGTACGCCCAGGCCCTGCTGCGGTCGGTGTTCCAGGCCGGCGGCACCACGGTGCTGTGCTTCCTGTTCGGCTTTCCGGTGGCGCTGTGGATGTCGAGCCTGACCCCGCGCCGGCGCAACCTGATGGTGTTGCTCATCACCATTCCGTTCTGGACCAACCTGCTGATCCGCAACTACGCCTGGCTGATCATCCTGCGCGAACAGGGCTGGGTCGCCCAGAGCCTCAACGCGCTGTTCCCCCAGGCCGGCGGCATCACCCTGCTCTACAACGACTTCGCGGTCAGCGTCGGGCTGGTCTACAGCTTCCTGCCGTTCATGATCCTGCCGATCTACTCGACCCTGGAGAAACTCGACTGGCGCCTGGTGGAGGCCGCCTACGACCTGGGCGCCAACCGCTGGCACGCGCTGCGCCGGATCATCCTGCCGCTGTCGATGCCCGGCGTGATCGCCGGCGCCCTGCTGGTGTTCGTGCCGAGCCTGGGGGCGTTCATCACCCCGGCGATCCTGGGCGGCGGCAAGACGCTGATGATCGGCAACCTGATCCAGCAGCAGTTCGGCACCGCACGCAACTGGCCCCTGGGCAGCTCGCTGTCGTTCCTGCTGCTGGGGATCCTGTTGCTGTCGCTGGTGCTGTACGCCCTCTACAGCCGCAACGCGGCCAAGAACCTCCACCGGGGAGCCCGCCCATGA
- a CDS encoding extracellular solute-binding protein: MKTKGMRLAVSGLALSCLTAFGAHAAEPKELFFYNWTDYYPVDLLAKFEKETGIKVTMDGYDSNETLLAKLQAGGAAYDVIVPSQSIMQTLIQQNLLLEIDAPGLSNFQYVKGPFRDPSFDPGRKYSAPYLWGTTGFSYDSARVPGGKLDDSWKEFFEPRKELQGQLAALDTSSSVINAASHYLNVDECTENPQDAKRILELLQKQKPFLKMYSSDNTVDRMASGEVIMMQNWNGSTARATLQKSTIRYVYPREGLAMFQDNFAVPRSAPHPGNAKIFIDWMMKPENAAAVSNAIAYANGIQSDQLLDAKWKVMDAINMPEEYASRLRPEKECSNKARELQDRIWSKLKG; this comes from the coding sequence ATGAAAACCAAAGGCATGCGTCTGGCGGTATCCGGTCTGGCCCTGAGTTGTCTCACCGCGTTCGGCGCCCACGCCGCCGAGCCCAAGGAACTGTTCTTCTACAACTGGACCGACTACTACCCGGTGGATCTGCTGGCCAAGTTCGAGAAGGAGACCGGCATCAAGGTCACCATGGACGGCTACGACAGCAACGAAACCCTGCTGGCCAAATTGCAGGCCGGCGGCGCGGCGTACGACGTGATCGTACCGTCGCAGTCGATCATGCAGACGCTGATCCAGCAGAACCTGCTGCTGGAGATCGACGCACCGGGCCTGAGCAACTTCCAGTACGTCAAAGGGCCGTTCCGCGACCCGAGCTTCGACCCCGGCCGCAAATACTCGGCGCCGTACCTGTGGGGCACCACCGGGTTCTCCTACGACAGCGCGCGGGTGCCGGGCGGCAAACTGGACGACTCGTGGAAGGAGTTCTTCGAACCGCGCAAGGAACTGCAAGGCCAGCTCGCCGCCCTCGACACTTCCAGCAGCGTGATCAACGCCGCCAGCCATTACCTGAACGTCGACGAGTGCACGGAAAACCCGCAGGACGCCAAGCGCATCCTGGAGCTGCTGCAGAAGCAGAAACCGTTCCTGAAGATGTACAGCTCCGACAACACCGTCGACCGCATGGCCTCCGGCGAAGTGATCATGATGCAGAACTGGAACGGCTCCACCGCCCGCGCCACCTTGCAGAAGAGCACCATCCGCTACGTCTACCCCCGCGAAGGCCTGGCGATGTTCCAGGACAACTTCGCCGTGCCCAGGAGCGCGCCGCACCCGGGCAACGCGAAGATCTTCATCGACTGGATGATGAAACCCGAGAACGCCGCTGCCGTGTCCAACGCCATCGCCTACGCCAACGGCATCCAGAGCGATCAGTTGCTGGACGCGAAATGGAAAGTCATGGACGCGATCAACATGCCCGAGGAATACGCCTCGCGGCTGCGCCCGGAAAAGGAATGCAGCAACAAGGCGCGGGAGCTGCAGGACCGGATCTGGTCCAAGCTCAAAGGCTGA